One Streptomyces sp. NBC_00554 DNA segment encodes these proteins:
- a CDS encoding long-chain fatty acid--CoA ligase produces the protein MREFSLPALYEVPADGNLTDIVRRNAAQHPDVAVIARKVGGAWTDVTATVFLAEVRAAAKGLIASGVLPGDRVGLMSRTRYEWTLLDFAIWSAGAVTVPVYETSSAEQVQWILSDSGATACVVELDAHAAAVESVRDRLPALKQVWQIEGGGVEELGRAGKDVTDETVEERSSLAKADDAATIVYTSGTTGRPKGCVLTHRSFFAECGNIVERLRPLFRTGECSVLLFLPLAHVFGRLVQVAPMMAPIKLGMVPDIKNLTDELASFRPTLILGVPRVFEKVYNSARAKAQADGKGKIFDKAADTAIAYSRALDTPSGPSLGLKIKYKTFDKLVYSKLRAVLGGKGEYAISGGAPLGERLGHFFRGIGFTVLEGYGLTESCAATAFNPWDRQKIGTVGQPLPGSVVRIADDGEVLLHGEHLFKGYWNNEAATAEALADGWFHTGDIGTLDEDGYLRITGRKKEIIVTAGGKNVAPAVIEDRIRAHALVAECMVVGDGRPFVGALVTIDEEFLGRWATEHGKPADSTAVSLREDADLLAAIQDAIDDGNAAVSKAESVRKFRILAQQFSEESGHLTPSLKLKRNVVAKDYADEIEAIYRG, from the coding sequence TTGCGCGAGTTCAGCCTTCCGGCTTTGTACGAGGTCCCTGCGGACGGAAATCTGACCGACATCGTCCGCAGAAACGCCGCGCAGCATCCCGACGTTGCTGTCATCGCCCGCAAGGTCGGCGGCGCGTGGACGGATGTCACGGCCACCGTCTTCCTTGCCGAGGTACGGGCCGCGGCCAAGGGTCTGATCGCGTCGGGCGTGCTGCCCGGCGACCGGGTCGGCCTGATGTCCCGTACCCGCTACGAGTGGACGCTGCTCGACTTCGCGATCTGGAGCGCGGGCGCGGTCACCGTGCCGGTGTACGAGACCAGCTCGGCGGAGCAGGTGCAGTGGATCCTCAGCGACTCGGGCGCGACCGCCTGTGTCGTCGAGCTGGACGCGCACGCGGCCGCCGTGGAGTCGGTCCGTGACCGGCTGCCCGCGCTGAAGCAGGTGTGGCAGATCGAGGGCGGCGGCGTCGAGGAGCTGGGCCGCGCCGGCAAGGACGTCACCGACGAGACGGTCGAGGAGCGCAGCTCGCTCGCCAAGGCCGACGACGCGGCGACCATCGTCTACACGAGCGGGACGACCGGCCGCCCCAAGGGCTGCGTCCTCACACACCGCAGCTTCTTCGCCGAGTGCGGCAACATCGTGGAGCGGCTGCGCCCCCTGTTCCGTACGGGCGAGTGCTCGGTGCTCCTCTTCCTGCCGCTCGCGCACGTCTTCGGGCGGCTCGTGCAGGTCGCGCCGATGATGGCGCCGATCAAGCTGGGCATGGTCCCGGACATCAAGAACCTCACCGACGAACTGGCCTCGTTCCGGCCGACGCTGATCCTCGGTGTGCCGCGCGTCTTCGAGAAGGTCTACAACTCGGCGCGCGCCAAGGCGCAGGCCGACGGCAAGGGCAAGATCTTCGACAAGGCGGCGGACACGGCGATCGCGTACAGCCGCGCGCTGGACACCCCCTCGGGCCCGTCCCTCGGTCTGAAGATCAAGTACAAGACCTTCGACAAGCTCGTCTACAGCAAGCTGCGGGCCGTACTCGGCGGCAAGGGCGAGTACGCGATCTCCGGTGGCGCCCCGCTCGGCGAGCGCCTCGGGCACTTCTTCCGCGGCATCGGCTTCACGGTCCTGGAGGGCTACGGCCTGACCGAGTCCTGTGCGGCGACCGCCTTCAACCCGTGGGACCGCCAGAAGATCGGTACGGTCGGCCAGCCGCTGCCCGGCTCCGTCGTGCGGATCGCGGACGACGGCGAGGTGCTGCTGCACGGCGAGCACCTGTTCAAGGGGTACTGGAACAACGAGGCCGCGACCGCCGAGGCCCTCGCCGACGGCTGGTTCCACACCGGTGACATCGGCACCCTCGACGAGGACGGCTATCTCCGGATCACCGGCCGCAAGAAGGAGATCATCGTCACTGCGGGCGGCAAGAACGTCGCCCCGGCCGTGATCGAGGACCGCATCCGCGCGCACGCGCTGGTCGCCGAGTGCATGGTGGTCGGCGACGGGCGCCCGTTCGTCGGCGCGCTGGTCACCATCGACGAGGAGTTCCTGGGCCGCTGGGCCACCGAGCACGGGAAGCCTGCCGACTCGACCGCGGTGTCACTCCGCGAGGACGCGGATCTGCTGGCCGCGATCCAGGACGCCATCGACGACGGCAACGCGGCGGTGTCCAAGGCGGAGTCGGTACGGAAGTTCCGGATCCTCGCTCAGCAGTTCAGCGAGGAGTCGGGGCATCTGACTCCGTCCCTGAAGCTCAAGCGCAACGTGGTTGCCAAGGATTACGCCGACGAGATCGAGGCGATTTATCGGGGCTGA